In Sandaracinaceae bacterium, the DNA window CCGTGGTCGCCCAGATCGAGGCCCTCGGGCGGAGCGCATCGGCCCACCCGCTGTCGGTCACCGACGAGCCCAGCGTGGGCGCCTGTGTGGCCGCGGTCAGCGAGCGCTATGGCCGGCTGCACACCGTGGTGCACGCGGCCGGCAGCCCCATCGACCAGCCCTACGTCTCCGCGGTCACGCCGGCGCAGTGGCGCGAGGTCATGGACGCCGACGTGAACGGCTTCTTCCACGTGGCGCACCACACGCTGCCCAAGCTGAAGGCCGGCGGCGGCGGGTCCTACGTGTATGTCAGCAGCGCGGGGCTGGCGCGCTACCCCACGGGTGACGTGCTCTCCGTGGCGCCCAAGGGCGCGGTGGAGGCGCTGCTGCGCGCCATCGCCAAGGAAGAGGGGCGCTTCGGCATCCGCGCCAACAGCGTGGCGCTGGGCGTCATCGACGCAGGCATGTTCCATCGCTTGGTGGAGAGCGGGGAGCTGAGCCAGGCGTACCTGGACGCGTCCAAGCGCAACATCGCGCTGCGCCGCTTCGGCACCGCCAGCGAGGTGGCCGAGGCCGCCGCGTTCCTGGCGTCGTCGCGCGCCAGCTACATCACCGGCCAGATGCTCATGCTGGACGGAGGCTACAGCGTCTGAGGCGCGTCAGGCAGGCCGCAGTGTGATCATGCCGGTGAGTGCCTCCACGCCCTTCGGCGCGTTCCACGGCGTGACCATCTGTGCCTCCACCTCGTCGTAGGCAAAGCACAGGTCGAGCGGACCCATGGACGCCAGGTCGAGCGCGAAGCTCACGTCGAGCATGGTGGTCAGGCGCGCGCCGATCACCAGCTTCATGAACGCGTCGGGGGGATGCAGCAGGTTGGTGTCGGCGAACGACACACGCACGTACGGCCGGTGCGGCTTGGGCGGCGAGATGCGCAGCGAGCGCGGATAGCCCGTGGCGAAGCCGAACACGCGCACGGCCACCCGCCCGTGGTTCTCGACGTGGAGCGGGATCTGGAGCGGCGCGCCCGGCGCGACGGGCTCGAGTCCAAAGCGGATTCCCTCGAAGCTGGGGCCCCATGCTGGTTCGGTCATAGCGAGCGCGAGGGTAGCAGCCGTGGCGGGGACGCAAAGAGAAAGCGGGCGGGTCGGTGGCGCTCGGCGGGACGTCCGCTCCACGTGGGCGTGGGCGTGGGCGTTGTCGGCGACGGCGACGGGTTGCGTCATCGCGAGGTGGGCGGAT includes these proteins:
- a CDS encoding SDR family oxidoreductase, with product MPESVFPEGVALVVGGSGGVGQAIALKLAEQGCDVAVTYRSKEAAAQAVVAQIEALGRSASAHPLSVTDEPSVGACVAAVSERYGRLHTVVHAAGSPIDQPYVSAVTPAQWREVMDADVNGFFHVAHHTLPKLKAGGGGSYVYVSSAGLARYPTGDVLSVAPKGAVEALLRAIAKEEGRFGIRANSVALGVIDAGMFHRLVESGELSQAYLDASKRNIALRRFGTASEVAEAAAFLASSRASYITGQMLMLDGGYSV